In Pleurocapsa sp. PCC 7319, the following are encoded in one genomic region:
- the galE gene encoding UDP-glucose 4-epimerase GalE, with amino-acid sequence MTILVTGGAGYIGSHSVLALQQAGYEVIILDNLVYGHQDIVEKVLKTKLIVGDTSDRSLLQQIFNNHQIDAVMHFAAYAYVGESVTQPAKYYQNNVVGTLTLLEAMVEADINKFVFSSTCATYGVPETVPIIEEQPQNPINPYGKTKLMVEQILQDFDLAYNFRSVCLRYFNAAGADPEGMLGEDHTPETHLIPLVLQTALGHRESISIYGIDYDTTDGSCIRDYIHVTDLAQAHILALKYLLNGGSSDMFNLGNGNGFSVKQVIETARQVTQKEIKATECDRRAGDPPILVGSGEKAKQILGWKPQYPGLEDIITHAWQWHQKRHP; translated from the coding sequence ATGACAATTTTGGTAACTGGAGGAGCAGGATATATAGGATCTCACTCCGTTCTGGCATTACAACAAGCAGGATATGAAGTTATCATTCTCGATAATCTGGTATACGGTCATCAAGACATAGTAGAAAAAGTATTAAAAACTAAATTGATTGTTGGAGATACGAGCGATCGCTCTTTATTACAACAGATATTTAACAATCATCAAATCGATGCAGTGATGCACTTTGCTGCCTATGCTTATGTAGGAGAATCAGTTACCCAACCTGCTAAGTACTATCAAAACAATGTTGTTGGTACATTAACTCTGTTAGAAGCAATGGTAGAAGCGGATATCAATAAGTTTGTTTTCTCATCCACCTGTGCCACCTATGGAGTTCCCGAAACAGTTCCCATTATAGAAGAGCAACCCCAAAACCCCATTAATCCTTACGGTAAAACCAAATTAATGGTAGAGCAAATTTTACAAGACTTTGATCTGGCTTATAATTTTCGTTCGGTATGTCTGCGTTATTTTAATGCTGCTGGGGCTGATCCCGAAGGAATGCTGGGGGAAGATCACACACCAGAAACGCATTTAATACCATTAGTACTACAAACTGCTTTAGGTCATCGTGAATCAATTTCCATATATGGCATTGATTATGATACGACCGATGGTAGCTGTATCAGAGACTATATCCACGTAACAGATCTGGCTCAGGCTCATATACTAGCCTTGAAATACCTGTTAAATGGTGGGAGTTCAGATATGTTTAACTTGGGTAATGGCAATGGTTTTTCCGTTAAACAGGTAATTGAAACAGCTCGTCAAGTAACACAAAAAGAGATTAAGGCTACTGAATGCGATCGCCGTGCAGGAGATCCACCAATTTTAGTTGGTAGTGGAGAAAAGGCAAAGCAAATTTTAGGATGGAAACCACAATATCCGGGCTTAGAAGATATTATTACTCATGCTTGGCAATGGCATCAAAAACGTCATCCATAA
- a CDS encoding Arm DNA-binding domain-containing protein produces the protein MYAKSSKSKAPKGSVRIKVSNSRLQLVFSYSGKRHYLSLGLPDSKLNRKAAEAKAKVIEADIAYERFDPSLAKYRPQTAIDTLTPISTPKVSFSFTDLWEKYTKYKAPQVSASTLTRDYGKIAKRLKLMPKNIEDGISARDWLLSKYSSEVARRTLVQLNACFKWGVKSGLIDENFFEGMAGDIKKTVRDSSREPFSSGERDAIIAALENNTYSSKYSPFSHSYYAPYVNFLFMTGCRPEEAVALQWKHITIDCSKIHFIEAIPCDTGIRGATKNKKTRIFPCNPKLQSFLLSIKPEKLLSDLLVFPSPRGRILDTHNFSNRIWKPVIKALVKERKLEKYLPQYNTRHTFITLALEHGLDAKDVARLVGNSPEIIYRHYAGTKRELFVPEF, from the coding sequence ATGTACGCCAAAAGCTCAAAAAGCAAAGCCCCCAAAGGTTCTGTCCGCATTAAAGTTTCCAATAGTCGATTACAGCTTGTCTTCTCATATAGTGGTAAGCGTCACTACCTTTCACTAGGCTTACCAGATAGTAAGCTAAACCGCAAAGCAGCAGAGGCTAAGGCTAAGGTTATTGAGGCTGATATCGCTTACGAGCGGTTTGACCCTTCCTTAGCAAAATATAGACCCCAAACTGCGATCGATACTCTTACCCCAATATCTACCCCAAAAGTTTCATTTTCATTTACGGATCTTTGGGAAAAATATACCAAATATAAAGCTCCTCAAGTTTCAGCTAGTACCCTCACTAGAGATTATGGCAAGATTGCCAAGCGACTGAAGCTTATGCCCAAAAATATAGAAGATGGGATAAGTGCTAGAGATTGGTTACTAAGTAAATATAGTAGTGAAGTTGCACGCCGTACTTTAGTTCAACTTAATGCTTGTTTTAAATGGGGAGTCAAGTCAGGCTTAATTGATGAAAATTTTTTTGAAGGAATGGCTGGGGACATAAAAAAAACTGTTAGAGATAGTAGTAGAGAGCCATTTAGTTCTGGAGAGAGAGACGCGATCATAGCAGCTTTAGAAAACAATACATATTCCTCAAAATATTCTCCTTTCTCTCATTCTTACTATGCTCCCTATGTCAATTTTCTTTTTATGACTGGGTGCCGACCTGAAGAAGCAGTTGCACTTCAATGGAAACATATCACCATTGACTGTAGCAAGATTCACTTTATAGAAGCAATTCCCTGTGACACTGGAATTAGAGGAGCGACTAAAAACAAAAAAACTAGAATTTTTCCTTGTAATCCAAAACTTCAGAGTTTCTTACTAAGCATCAAGCCTGAGAAGTTATTATCAGATTTGTTAGTTTTCCCCAGCCCAAGAGGGCGGATTTTGGACACGCACAATTTTTCAAATCGTATTTGGAAACCTGTGATTAAGGCACTAGTTAAAGAGCGAAAGCTAGAGAAATATTTGCCTCAATACAATACTCGGCATACTTTTATTACATTAGCTTTAGAACATGGTCTTGATGCTAAGGATGTTGCTCGCCTAGTAGGCAACTCACCAGAAATTATCTATCGCCATTATGCAGGAACTAAGCGGGAGTTATTCGTTCCTGAATTTTAA
- a CDS encoding DUF2949 domain-containing protein, which translates to MIKRLTEFWRTELGISTAAISLAEKNPHAELHTLPIILWQYGLLNLEQLDRTFEWLETV; encoded by the coding sequence ATGATAAAAAGACTAACTGAATTTTGGCGAACAGAGTTAGGAATTTCTACAGCAGCAATTTCTCTGGCAGAAAAAAATCCTCATGCCGAGCTACATACTCTGCCAATTATTCTTTGGCAGTATGGACTGCTGAACTTAGAACAACTAGATCGTACATTTGAGTGGTTGGAAACAGTTTGA
- a CDS encoding DNA-binding response regulator, whose protein sequence is MPLLILIAEDDPGIRLSVSDYLELSGYSVITAENGIKALSMLDKYHPHLLISDIKMPEKDGYELVKNIRQLPQYRLLPVVLLTECRGTPNRIRGYQVGCDVYLPKPFEMEELGAVIRNLLERSQIVHSELRFSRRHSYDVETHSDLSTDSQKAKTQFDTLELQEKLELTPREQEVLHLLMNGHSNIEIGQRLHLSHRTIEKYVSSLLRKSESNNRIELTRFALEHNLLQ, encoded by the coding sequence ATGCCTCTATTAATCCTAATTGCTGAAGATGACCCAGGAATTCGCTTGTCTGTTAGCGATTATTTAGAATTGTCTGGGTATTCAGTCATTACAGCAGAAAATGGCATCAAGGCCCTATCGATGTTAGACAAGTATCATCCTCATCTCTTAATTTCTGATATTAAAATGCCAGAAAAGGATGGTTATGAGTTAGTAAAAAATATTCGTCAACTGCCCCAATATCGTTTGTTACCAGTAGTTCTGTTAACCGAATGTAGAGGAACTCCAAACCGTATTCGTGGTTATCAGGTTGGATGTGATGTTTACTTACCCAAACCATTTGAAATGGAAGAATTAGGAGCCGTAATTCGTAACTTATTAGAGAGATCGCAAATTGTTCACTCTGAATTACGATTTTCTCGTCGTCATAGCTACGATGTAGAAACTCATTCAGACTTGTCAACTGATAGCCAAAAAGCCAAAACTCAATTTGACACTTTAGAACTCCAAGAAAAATTAGAGCTAACTCCAAGAGAACAAGAGGTTCTCCATCTGTTGATGAATGGTCACTCTAACATTGAAATCGGTCAGAGACTACACTTGTCTCACCGCACTATTGAAAAATATGTCAGCAGTTTATTACGTAAATCTGAAAGTAATAATCGTATAGAGTTAACTCGATTTGCCTTGGAACATAATTTACTTCAATAA
- a CDS encoding YgiW/YdeI family stress tolerance OB fold protein encodes MPKINTVLTLIALNFIVCANAVSQTNTTTVSSILDNPVDGQKVILRGKIIGHQQNETDYTFTDNTNEITIELEDDNYPFNSNTTVEISGIVDFESEHPDEAVKDPTPEKIQIRVDQLQVVNSNE; translated from the coding sequence ATGCCAAAAATTAATACAGTTTTAACTTTAATAGCTCTTAACTTTATAGTGTGTGCTAATGCTGTAAGTCAAACAAATACTACTACTGTTTCATCTATTTTAGATAATCCTGTTGATGGACAAAAAGTTATCCTTCGGGGCAAAATTATTGGACATCAACAAAATGAAACAGACTATACGTTTACTGACAACACGAATGAGATTACGATTGAACTTGAAGATGACAATTATCCCTTCAATTCTAATACGACCGTTGAAATCTCGGGAATAGTTGATTTTGAATCTGAGCATCCAGATGAAGCAGTAAAAGATCCAACTCCAGAGAAAATCCAAATTCGTGTTGATCAGCTTCAAGTCGTCAATTCAAACGAGTAG
- a CDS encoding SPOR domain-containing protein produces MSKISSHYYLFILVSQLMVVATSTTANAQIFNHMERYQHDSYQSNSVSSFYLSKNHPDSNQNSNKREYTFKAPANSSTLIDTAQSSTISGYKVEVYGSDEELLRQVRAIEPRAFIKGHIIQVGIFSEQDNAEDLVRKLAVAGYWARITPE; encoded by the coding sequence ATGAGTAAGATTTCGTCTCATTATTACTTATTTATTTTAGTTAGCCAGTTAATGGTTGTAGCCACTTCCACAACAGCCAATGCCCAAATTTTCAACCATATGGAGCGATATCAACACGATTCTTATCAATCTAATTCAGTATCCTCTTTTTATCTGAGCAAGAACCATCCAGACTCTAATCAAAACTCCAATAAACGAGAATATACGTTTAAAGCACCTGCTAACAGTAGTACTCTCATCGATACAGCTCAATCCAGCACAATTAGCGGCTACAAAGTAGAAGTCTATGGCAGCGACGAAGAACTTTTACGACAAGTCAGAGCTATCGAACCAAGAGCATTTATCAAAGGTCATATTATCCAGGTAGGAATTTTTAGTGAACAGGACAATGCTGAAGATTTAGTTCGTAAACTTGCTGTTGCTGGGTATTGGGCTAGAATCACTCCTGAATAA
- a CDS encoding helix-turn-helix transcriptional regulator: MIQNEHQYKVTQNKLKDLEQALVELLQIKDTLRPRQFSSRKNGLQLMIGNLSKEIEEYNALKQQQTPIKIASIQELPLALIRARIAMGMTQKELAEKMGVKEQQVQRDEANQYSSAGFQRISAVAEALDIKIQETSVLLKS, from the coding sequence GTGATTCAAAACGAACATCAGTATAAAGTAACTCAAAATAAACTCAAAGACTTAGAACAAGCATTAGTAGAACTGTTACAAATTAAAGATACTTTGCGTCCTCGCCAGTTTTCATCACGTAAGAATGGCTTACAATTAATGATTGGCAATTTAAGCAAGGAAATTGAAGAATATAACGCTTTAAAACAACAACAGACACCGATCAAGATTGCATCAATTCAAGAATTGCCATTAGCTCTGATTAGAGCGCGAATTGCAATGGGCATGACTCAAAAAGAACTAGCAGAGAAAATGGGAGTCAAGGAGCAACAAGTTCAAAGGGATGAAGCTAATCAATATAGTTCGGCTGGATTTCAGCGTATATCAGCAGTAGCAGAAGCTCTAGATATTAAAATTCAAGAGACTAGTGTTTTGCTGAAGTCTTAA
- the mnmA gene encoding tRNA 2-thiouridine(34) synthase MnmA yields MNKVVVGLSGGVDSSVAAATLHHQGYEVIGLTLWLMKGKGQCCSDGMVDAARLCEELNIPHHIVDSRDVFQENIVDYLVNGYEAGITPLPCSQCNRAVKFSPMLDYARKELSTDKIATGHYARIRYDQVGDRYQLLKAVDRHKDQSYFLYDLTQELLAGSIFPLGNQTKEETRRVASEFGLSTADKPESQDLCLIEAHGSMQTFLDRYIDQKEGDIVDMAGNILGKHTGIHHYTIGQRRGLGIAASHPLYVVKLDAVMNRVIVGDRHAGGRLSCTVSRMNWVSIAEPSSPIQAEVKIRYRSQPVSAQIIPLGNSRSKIMFDEHQFGVTPGQAAVLYNGEMVLGGGIIEVDS; encoded by the coding sequence ATGAATAAGGTCGTTGTCGGCTTATCTGGTGGCGTTGACAGCTCAGTTGCTGCTGCCACTCTACACCATCAAGGTTACGAAGTAATTGGTCTTACCCTCTGGTTAATGAAGGGTAAGGGGCAATGCTGCTCAGACGGGATGGTGGATGCAGCTCGTCTTTGTGAAGAATTAAACATTCCCCATCATATTGTTGATAGCCGAGATGTCTTCCAAGAAAATATTGTTGACTATTTAGTTAATGGTTATGAAGCTGGTATTACTCCTCTACCATGTTCTCAATGTAATCGCGCAGTCAAATTTTCTCCGATGTTGGACTATGCTCGAAAAGAGTTGAGTACGGATAAAATTGCCACTGGTCATTATGCTCGAATTCGTTACGATCAAGTTGGCGATCGCTATCAACTATTAAAAGCAGTAGATCGCCACAAAGATCAGTCTTATTTTCTCTATGATCTGACTCAAGAATTACTGGCAGGCTCAATTTTTCCTTTAGGGAATCAAACTAAAGAAGAAACTCGGCGAGTTGCCAGTGAATTTGGTCTATCGACCGCAGATAAACCTGAAAGTCAAGATCTATGTTTAATTGAAGCTCATGGCTCGATGCAAACCTTTTTAGACCGTTATATCGACCAAAAAGAGGGAGATATCGTTGATATGGCGGGGAATATCCTAGGTAAACATACAGGAATTCACCATTACACCATTGGACAAAGAAGAGGATTGGGGATTGCTGCCTCGCACCCCCTATATGTAGTCAAATTAGATGCGGTAATGAATCGTGTCATAGTGGGCGATCGCCATGCTGGTGGACGGTTGTCATGTACTGTATCTCGAATGAACTGGGTTTCTATTGCTGAACCTTCATCGCCGATCCAGGCTGAAGTAAAAATTCGCTATCGTTCTCAACCTGTCTCGGCACAGATAATTCCCCTGGGTAACTCCCGGAGCAAAATTATGTTTGATGAGCATCAATTTGGAGTCACTCCTGGTCAAGCAGCAGTTTTATATAACGGCGAAATGGTTCTTGGTGGTGGAATAATTGAAGTTGATAGCTAA
- a CDS encoding response regulator, translating to MRILLIDDDESLMEVLADNLIKQHYAVDIANDGEMGWEFILLFNYDLVVLDWMLPDVEGVSLCQRIRTKGYKMPILLLTARDRANDKVMGLDAGADDYVVKPFDFEELTARIRALLRRDIHVASSILKWQNLSLNPKTHEVSHQDQLLPLTPKEYGLIELFIRHPQQVFSPGAIINNLWAGEDPPGEEAVRTHIKGLRQKLKAAGMTKDTIQTVYGVGYRLKAIEKTESHSVKSNQSDISERIKAAWATFKNVTQERITVLEQLTGAISQNQVNREIHDSAKSAAHKLAGSLGGFGFPQGSIIAKEIENLLANDLTDQIQEQQLIRLVNSLQIEIQHQPFVDHAINSLGKTISLLLIEREIISENLSLTKRLIKDAEQWGIKIQTAARFKRAREIIAANPPTIILLQIVFPDGEDLAFLEEIHQQIPLLPIAVVINNAQFNDRLELVRRGASLVLQHSLATSEIFTSLTQMVKNLGSETKIMIVDDDPQILLSLKISLQPWGFIIKTLEQPEEFWEILESFNPDLLVLDIEMPEVNGIEICQVLRSDHRWQQLPVLFLTVHHDQKTQHQAFAVGADDYIYKPILGAELANRIINRLQRSRILKSGGLAVSDSDF from the coding sequence ATGAGAATTTTATTGATAGACGATGATGAATCATTAATGGAGGTTTTAGCTGATAACCTGATCAAACAGCACTATGCAGTAGATATTGCTAATGACGGAGAAATGGGTTGGGAGTTTATTTTGCTCTTTAATTATGACCTAGTAGTTCTGGACTGGATGTTACCCGACGTTGAAGGTGTAAGTCTTTGTCAGAGAATTAGGACTAAAGGGTACAAAATGCCTATTTTACTACTAACAGCTCGCGATCGCGCTAATGATAAGGTTATGGGGTTAGACGCCGGGGCAGATGACTATGTAGTCAAACCCTTCGATTTTGAAGAGCTGACAGCAAGAATTCGCGCTCTACTGCGAAGAGATATTCACGTTGCTTCATCAATTTTAAAATGGCAAAATCTCAGCCTCAATCCCAAAACGCACGAAGTCAGTCACCAAGACCAATTACTGCCCCTAACTCCCAAAGAATATGGTCTGATTGAGTTATTTATACGTCATCCACAACAGGTATTCAGTCCTGGAGCAATTATTAACAATCTCTGGGCAGGAGAAGACCCACCAGGAGAAGAAGCAGTAAGAACTCATATCAAGGGATTACGTCAAAAGTTGAAAGCTGCCGGTATGACCAAAGATACCATTCAAACTGTATATGGTGTCGGTTATCGACTCAAAGCCATTGAGAAAACAGAGTCTCACTCAGTAAAGTCTAACCAATCCGATATTTCCGAGAGAATCAAGGCAGCTTGGGCAACATTTAAAAATGTAACCCAGGAAAGAATAACAGTTCTGGAACAACTAACTGGCGCAATATCTCAAAATCAAGTAAACCGAGAAATTCATGACAGCGCGAAAAGTGCTGCCCATAAACTGGCTGGTTCTTTAGGTGGCTTTGGCTTTCCCCAGGGATCAATCATAGCTAAAGAAATAGAAAACTTATTAGCTAACGATCTTACCGATCAAATTCAAGAACAACAGTTGATTCGTCTCGTCAATTCGTTGCAAATTGAAATACAACATCAACCTTTTGTTGACCATGCCATTAATTCACTAGGTAAAACTATCTCATTGTTATTGATTGAGCGTGAAATTATCTCCGAAAATTTATCTTTGACTAAGAGGTTGATTAAAGATGCTGAGCAATGGGGGATAAAAATCCAGACTGCCGCTCGATTTAAGCGCGCTAGGGAGATAATTGCTGCTAATCCTCCGACCATCATCCTGCTACAAATTGTTTTTCCGGATGGAGAAGATCTGGCATTTTTAGAGGAAATACATCAACAAATACCATTGTTGCCGATCGCAGTTGTCATTAACAATGCGCAGTTTAATGATCGTCTAGAGTTAGTAAGACGTGGTGCTAGTCTAGTCTTACAGCATTCCTTAGCAACCAGTGAAATTTTCACCTCTCTTACCCAAATGGTTAAAAATCTGGGTTCGGAAACCAAAATTATGATTGTCGATGACGATCCTCAGATTTTACTGTCATTGAAAATCTCGCTTCAACCTTGGGGATTTATAATCAAAACTCTGGAACAACCTGAAGAATTTTGGGAGATCTTAGAAAGTTTTAACCCAGATCTACTCGTACTAGATATTGAAATGCCTGAAGTTAATGGCATCGAGATTTGTCAAGTATTAAGAAGCGATCACCGCTGGCAACAATTGCCTGTATTATTTCTGACTGTACATCACGATCAAAAAACGCAACACCAAGCTTTTGCAGTTGGTGCAGACGATTATATTTATAAACCCATATTGGGGGCAGAACTAGCAAATAGAATAATTAATCGGCTCCAAAGAAGTCGGATTTTAAAGTCAGGAGGTCTAGCAGTTTCTGATTCAGACTTCTGA